The Anolis carolinensis isolate JA03-04 chromosome 2, rAnoCar3.1.pri, whole genome shotgun sequence genome contains the following window.
AGAAAGAGCTCTGGACTTACTAAATGTGAAAAAAACAACATGTGTACCGTTTACAGTCTTGTACTTGCCGTATAAGTCAAAGGTAGGTTTTgttgggcttattaacaaaatgcCCTCCTCATAAATGCACAGcggagtaacttattagcagcagcacgacccagcaccagtagccaaaagtgataaaaaaaccaaaaacacacagagcaatgttatctcttcctttggaagcttttctttatagcaaaataatatggttgcactatttataagaacaaggtttccataacacaaataaagttctttatactttctTATTTGCCTCCACGCTGGGCTTTTTTCTCATGAAGATAAACagtttcgctctcacagagccttctgtcacaacaaacttacacaggagcttcacagaGTAGCTCtacacatgaggccttcaacctggggcttctctcacagaAGCTTCTCACACCAAGCCTccctcatactgaggcctactctCACTGAGGCTTTCTCTTACACTGAGGCCTACCTCagactgaggcctctctcacactgaggcttactaagatacaggcacacctgcttatattgaactgcagcttttgtTGAGTCATTGCATCCACTTAACTCTTTCAGTGTTTGACTCAGGTGTTTTAGCTTGATTTTTTGactgaaatttctagacttatatatggaTAGGTAGGGTAAAAGCTATGATGGCAAGGAAAGCTTCAATGTGGTCTCCCATTCTATTTCCCACCTAGGAAATTCAGAAGAAAAGAAGCCGCACAGATGTTCCGAATGTGGGAAAGCCTTCATTGCCAAAGCTCACCTTATTATTCATCAGAGAATCCATACTGGAGAGAAGCCCTTTCAGTGTCTGGCTTGTGGGAAAATGTTTGCTCAACGTTCTAACCTTACCGTTCATCAAAGAATTCATACCGGAGTGAAGCCGTTTCAGTGTTCCGACTGCGGAAAGAGTTTCTGTTCCAGCACCAACCTCACCAAACATCAGAGTATCCACGTAAAGGGGAACCCCTATAAGTGCTTAGCTTGTGGGAAAAGCTTCAAAATACACACTCACTTTCTTGCCCATAAGAGGATGCACGCTAAAAAGAAAACGCACAAATGTTCCAGCTGCGGCAAATGTTTCCTTGCCGCTTCACACCTGATCATTCACGAGCGAATCCATACTGGAGAGAAGCCTTACGAATGCTTGGAGTGCGGGAAATTGTTTAGTCAGAATGCTCACCTCACCGTTCAtcagcaaatccacaaaagaaTCAAATCGTTTAAGTGCTCCAGTTGCGGAGAAATCTTTGCTTCCAGGGTGACACTTATACAACATCAAACAACTCACAGAAGAGGGAATCCCTATAAATGCTCGGATTGCGGGAAAACCTTCCGCGTGAACTCTCATCTCATTGCTCACAAGAGGAGCCACGCTGCCAAGAAACCAAACAAGTGCTCCTActgtggaaaatgtttttttaCCAAATCCTACTTTATCATTCACCAGAGGATCCACACTGGAGAGAGACCGTATAAATGCCTGACCTGTGGGAAATGCTTTAGACAGAGTTCACACCTGAATGCCCACAAACGAACCCACACAGGAGTCAAGCCTTTCCCGTGTTCTGTGTGTGGACGAGGCTTCAGCTCCACCAAAAATCTTATTAAACATCAACGAACTCACAAAGGAGAGGGCTTGTACATGTGCCCTgattgtgggaagagcttcaaaGTCCATTCTCACCTTATTGCTCACGAGAAAATCCATGCCGTGAAGAAGCCTCATAAATGTTCGTACTGTGGGAAAGCCTTCATTGCCAATTCATACCTCATCATCCACCAGAGGATCCACACTGGAGAGAGACCATACAAATGCCGActctgtggaaagagctttacacAGAGCTCACACCTGACCGTTCACGAAAGAACCCACATGGGCAAAAAGCCCTTCCAGTGTTCAGAGTGCGGGAAAAGCTTCAGAGCAAAGTCTCGCCTGATCGCTCACGAAAGAATCCATGAAGTGAAGAAACCCCATAAGTGTTCCTACTGCAGCAAATCCTTTGTTTTCAAATCGTACCTTATCATCCACGAGAGAATGCACACCGGCGAGAGGCCCTACAAATGCCCGGTCTGTGGCAAAAGCTTTAGCCAGAGCTCACATCTTAATGTTCACCGAAAAATCCACATGGAAAAGAAGCCGTTCCAGTGCTCTGAATGCGGGAAAAGCTTCCGAACAAGCTCTCAGCTCCTCGCCCATAAGAAAATCCACGCTGTAAGCCAACCACACAATAATAAGTGCTTGGATTGTGGGAAAACTTTCATTTCCAAATCGTACCTGATCATCCACCAGAGAATCCATACGGGGGAGAGACCCTACAAATGCGCAGCCTGCGGAAAATGCTTCAGTCAAAGTTCTCACCTCAGCGTCCATCAAAAAACCCACGAGGGAATGGCTCTATTTCAGTGCTCTCAATGCGGGGAAAACTTTGGTTCCCAGATGAAGCTTCTTAAGCACCAGAGAAACCACATGAAAGGGAGCATTTTTCCGTGCCTGGAGTGCGGGAAGTCCTTCGTCACCAAGTCGCAGCTCGTGATCCATCAAAGGAGCCACACCGGGGAGAGGCCCTATAAATGCTTGAATTGCGGGAAGGGGTTCAGCCAGAGCTCGAACCTGATTAGGCACCAAAGGATTCACTCAGGGGAGAACCCTTTCAGATGCTTGAACTGTGGGAAAAGCTTCTGTTCTGCTGAAAACCTTAGTAAACATCAGAGAATCCACACATAAACGAGTGGGATAATATTTGTGATCACAAGCTTGAGGAAGATTGtagaacaggcctgggccaacttgggccctccaggtgttttggacttcaactcacacaattcctaatagccagtaggaattgtgggaattgaagtccaaaacacctggaggaccaagttggcctatgcctgctgtagaaGTATACCAATTCCATCCACAAATTCCATTTTATCATCCAGAGGGAATAATACAACATCACATTGCTGCTTTGAGATTCTCTGCCATCACACTCACCAAATTTCCTCGTCGTTGCAGAACTCATGgatgtgatgtttaatagagaTGCTTTGACACAAGCAAACCTGAAAAAGCATAGAAAGATCCGAAAGATCTGCAATCAAAATTTAAACCTATAGCACTGAGGATCAAATAGTTCAGTTGATTCATTTCTGACCTGAAGAGGAAAACTACTTAAACAGGCATTTCTGACTTTATTAAAAAAATTCTGAccagaagaggaaaaaataaagggAAACCGTTAGTATAGAAACCTCTTCCTAATAGTACTGCATGAGAGATAGTCTCTGTAAAAACATCCAGGTCGCCATCCTATTATATCTATATTTGCCTGATTATTAGCATAATGTGTCTGTTTCTTTTTGCTGTTATGAAAATTCtctaataaaacaatttaaatctgttgtcgaaggctttcatggcctgaatcattgagttgctgttgagttttccgggctgcctggacatgctccagaagcattctcccctgacgttttgcctgcatctatggcagccatcctctgtggttgtgaggtctgttggaaaccaggcaagtggggtttatatatctgtaggatgtccagtgtgggagaaagaactcttatctgtttgaggcaagtgtgagtgttgcaattgatccccttgattagcattgaataaccttgcagattcaaagcttgggtgcttcctgcctgggggaatcctttattacctgttagctggccctgatgcttgaaatggttgaacagaagctctccaaagctttaggtgctcttattaTCTATTACAGGAAAAAACAGTTGATTCCTAAtcaatctaaaacacagacatatgcttttcaccttaagaacagacaagcatctcgagctctgaggattacctgggaaagaatcccactggagtattgcagcacaacaaaatacctgggagtcactctggaccatgctctgacttataagaagccctgcttgactatcaagtaaaaagtgggcactagaaataacatcatacaaaagctgactggcacaacctggggatcacaaccagacacagtgaagacgtctgcccttgagctttgctactctgctgctgagtacgcatggcCAGAGtgcaatacatctcaccacgttaaaacagttgatgtggctctcaatgagtcatgccgcattatcacatgaTGTCTACGCTCCACActactggaaaaattatacttggctggtattgcaccacctgacatctgctgggaagtagcaggcaataatgaaaggaccaaggcagtaacATCTCCGGACCATCCTctatttggatatcagccagcacgccaacacattaaatcaagaaatagttttctaagatccacagagatattcacagcaagcgagagtccaaaagtggcaggctaaaaccccgAACcccaagccatggctgataccgaataaGAGACTCCCTCTTGGgcgcacagaagactgggtgacgtTGAAGGCGGTGAATAGGTTGCACTCTGGCACcttgagatgcagagctaatcttaagaaatggggccacaaagtgggtccatgacatgcgagtgtggagaagaacaaatacctcacaacctctgaggatgcctgccatagatgtgggcgaaacgtcaggagagaatacttctggaacatggccacacagcccgaaagacatacaacaaccctgaaaccacagaccacctattacaatgcagtctgagccctgccacatgtacaatggaagACCTTACAGCAACACAaaaagcactccaagtggccaactactggtcaaagaacatttagtatacgtttttaaaaaatctttgttttcaaatacattacaattataCCCTCATttcggtggaggctccttctttgaaggcttttatgatGACACtcggtcatctgttgggggtgtttcgaatgcgattttcctgcttcttggcagaatggggttgaactggatggtccgcgagatttcttccaactctatgattctttgattctgacacgataaaaaaatggccctgattgtttcctgtctggaattcctttgtttagcatttaatggccttgccagcttcaaggcctggctgcttcctgcctgagggaatcctttgtctggaggtgttagctgtcagAGCCTAGCAAAAGCTCCCTATTGAAAGGTCTGGAGGGCTTCTTGCAAAGTCAAACATTACttgagcctgggccaacttgggcccttcaggggttttggacttcaactcccacaattcctagcggcctcaggccctttccttttcccccctcagccgcttaagcctgaggccgctaggaattgtgggagttgaagtccaaaacctctgaagggcccaagctggcccatgTCTACGCTAGAACAATTACGTCATTCTTGCGTGTTTCGGGATTGGTTGCCATCTCCAGCCAATTGTAGCCAATAGCAGAGGCGGAATGTCGCCCGGCAGCCTCAAAAGCAAGCCATCATTGCCAGAGTTGGCGCTTGCGCACTTAAGGGGCTCGATTGGCCCTTTCCAATAATCTAAGCGCCGCTCTCCTCGGAAGCTAATTGGCCCACTAGGCTGGTTCATTTAGAACCCACCAATAGGAATGAAGCTGGGCGCGAGCGCGGCGGGGCTTTCAAAGCCTCGCGCTCGGTTTTTGTGGCGGCCGCTTGTTCCGCGTtcctggtctcctagcaacgcggCCCTCTAGCCCTGCCGCGGCGCTTGGGAAACCCCGCCGGCTCCGGCCTTGTCTTTCAGCTGTCGGTGCGGACGCTCTGAAGCGGGCTGATCGCGCGATAGGTgtatgtttaacatatacatatataatcaaTTGCGGCCTTGAAGAGACATTTGGTTGGACGTTCCTCTCCGTGACACGTGAGACAGCCACTGTTCAGACGTTCATTAAAAGACACGTGttgcctttatttttatttatttttgctattattattattattattattattattattattatattttatgttatacttttattattgttattttattttatattattctattttatgttataattttattattattatattttatataatacagtagactcgcatattcaacgtaaacaggccaggagaacgttggataagtgaaaatattggataagaaGAAGGGATGAAAGAAAAGCTTTTTTACAATGTTTTTTACAATTgcaattagaacctaacacacagcagagtatcccattccactgtaaaaaacaggtatctctaaggagaacaagtgttaaatttggaactataccaccagaggaaggcctgatgcagggccgaaaccggtcgtggcgaacttactcttctcggcaatagaatatacaacgccgattgcacttcaatgtatattggactatccatttgaggctgcttgttattactgtgaatttaacgccgactgcatttctatgtatatgggactatccatttgatggtgttcgatattactgtgaatttaaacagtatattaatttgccagatatattatttactgaactgattcattttcaattgtatatataggaggtcatttgtgtttgagttgactcaggaacccatttagagtgttaaacccttctgctggcaggactgctgaccaatagaTCGGCATTTTGAAttgggggagagcgggtgagctccctctgtcagctccagctctccatgtggggacatgagagaagcctcccacacagatgggaaaaaaatcaaaaacatctgggtgttccctgggcaacgtccttgcagacgaacaattctctcacaccagaagtgactttcaatttctcaagtcactccctgACACTAAAAAGCTCTTCCCCGGAGtttggtgaaggctccttctttggaggcttttaaactggggctggatggccatctgttgaatgcgattttcctgcttcttagcggggggttggtcttttccaactctgtgattttataatttttattgttttttcaattttgtattgctctttttaaactgttaggtgtggatagatgttagcctccatgagtccccatggggagagaggtggaatataaataaatataataatattaatattacaggcATACAAAACGGAGCttcataaaacttttaaaaattatatgctAGATCTGTAGGGATTTGGCATGGTTAATCAAACATATATAACTTCAGATTTATACTTTTTTTCACCACTAGCttcaatgtttttatgttgcAATGTGTGACTGAATTGAATTAGCATTGAAATTGTGCAGGcatgacatttttatttttatttatttctccttatatctggagaaaggcaggataaaaattaagttaataaattaaataagaaCATTTTTTGCGTGTTTAAAATTCAGGAGCCCAAAATACATTAGAAGCAGCTGTAATATGAAAAGAAGTTCTGTCCCTGACCTTTGAATAcgtataaactttatttgtaccccaccaccatctccctgaagggactcagagaggctcacAAAAAGCACACAGTAGTGCAGAATACACTAGGCATTCTTAATACCTTTATAGATCAATATATCATCAAtacatcattatatattatagcaAAATGTTTTCCTTTAGACCACAACTTTACAAACATTTTCCACTCGCAACGCCTTTTTCACCTGAAAAATGATTACCTGTCCTCGAATATATAGGTACATAaagtaggtataaaaatcaagcatTGATTATTAAAATAGCATTTGAAAGGCATGctaaaaagcctattacacatcaaattaggttatgattttacaaattaataataataataataataaaactttatttataccccgccaccaaatttgacagaaaaagtagttcaatacgcagtaatgctatgtagtaattactgtatttacaaatttagcaccaaaatatcatgatgtattgaaaacattgactacaaaaatgcattggataatccagaacgttggataagcgagtgttggataagcgagactctactgtataaccaaagCAGGAAATAAAAGCATAAAAGGAGGAACAGTAATtacaaacatacaacaacccaataataataaaactttatttataacctgcttctatctctccgaggggactcagagcagttcacatggggaccaaaatGTTTTTTGAGTAGAAGTTATGGCAACCAATACACCCCAAAGAGCAATTTCTCCTGTATATATGATGTAGTTGGGGACCTATAACTGTACTAGCTATAGATATTAAAACTGATGGCCATTGATTAGTCAGACTTAGATATTGCATTTCTCTGTTTGTTCTTGCAtgtcatatttatttgtttatagatgatatttaTGTATATAAATAGTTGATTTGAATAATTGGTTAGCCTCAATTAATGTCTGTAATATTAAGGGAACCTCAGATGCACTTAATGCTTTAAGGACAGATCTGGACTGTGACAAATGTTTCTGTTATAAACATTGGCATTTAGCAGATAGAGCTTGTTTAAACCCCTCCTGCAAAACTGAAGAGGGCAAAAACAATAACCATTACTGATTATGTGATTTAAGAATAAGTGCTATGTGATTTAAGAATTTAAGTCTCATGATTGGCCCACACCTTTAAAAAATTTCAAATCTCAATTCCCACATAAAGTATatttggcatgactgcaaggaacaAAACGGAGCTGGCAAGACAATTACAGCTGCTAAATTGTTGGCAAAACACTGTCCGTTTTTATAAATTAAGAATAGAGCACTGTTGATATTATTAGAGGTGCCAAGGTTGATGATGGAGAGATTACTTAACGTATTCTTGTTCAAAGTTAATATGAAACAACAAATATATAGGTGGTTATGTAAGAAGATCAGGAAGGCCGAACCCAACCTTGTAGATAGCAATTTGCATTTGTTCATTGATATTCTAGGATGAAATGAGCTACCCTCAAAATCTCCTGAATAGTTTAGCTTTTGAAAATACTTGCAAGGTGTAAATAGAGGAATTCCACAAATAAACAAttctaagccgccctgagtcccttcgggtgagaagggcgggatacaaatgttggaaaataaataaataagtaagtaagtgcaGTTTGAGCATTTATtacccagaattctgaaatccaaaattgtccatatgagtggctgagatagtgtgtgccactttttctttctgttgGTTCAGTGTCCATAAACCTTGTTTCTTGTAcagtattattaaaattattatgcaTAAATGTACCTTTGGGTTTTTGTATATGAAAGTTAAATAAATTTAGTattttagacttgagtcccaactccaagatatctcattatgtacctaCAAGCAAATACAGATGTTCCGAAATGTGGGGGGAAATCATGTTTATCTTGTCCTCTTTAAACTTGCCCATCCATCTGTGGCAACTGTGGCAATCTAGCACTGTGGTAACATGAAGGAAAATACAGTGCTGCAGTGTGAACTAAGCAGGAAGGAGAAACTTTTTCCCATTAAAGCCTCAAAAACCCTGGAGAGACtgattccttcttctcttctctcttttccaCCCACATAGGAGCTCTATAGGGTTAATCCATCGAGTAAGGCTTGCCTAGAGTGACCCTGAGCAATGGCATCCAGCGGAGTGGGAAATGGCTAAAGTATGAAAACTCTTTCCGGCTGGGGGCGGGGAAGGCATTCCTGTTTTTGAATTTCTTGGTTAGCAGCTCTGATTCTCACGGGAGGCAAGACCAAGCCCCCAATTCACTTTGCAAGGGGAAAGAGGTGTGAAGAGGTGAGCTCTGAACTATTTTttatggggaggggggaatctcGATGAAATTTCTATAGCAAAGCGAAGGAAGTGAATGCAGACTGACATGGCTGAAAGGGAGAAGGGCTGATGCCATCTAATACTGACGCCCTTTCCTTTTTCCGCTGACTTCCCTACTTACTTTTTTTAGTCTGGAACTGGTGAAAAGAAACCTGCTCCTTTCTCCTCAcagtgaacattttaaaaatattctcatTTCTGTTCATTGGAAGATGAAGTTATTTAAGTCTCATGAGACTTCGTGGGGTATAATTAGATTTTGTCGGTGTGTGTGATCCACCAATCCCGCACATAAAAATCTCTTGATTCTGTTCCTGTGTGTTTACTTCTCCCACTTTGTTCTTTTGAATTGTGGCTTCTCCCAACTTGtgtgaattatagaatcatagagttggaagagacctcgtgggtcagccagtccaattccctgccaagaagcaggaaaatcgcattcaaagcaccccagacagatggccatccagcctctgtttaaaagcccccaaaggaggagcctccaccacgctccagggcagagagttccactgctgaacagctctcacattgaggaagttcttactaatgttcaggtggaatctccttataTACAAGCATACCCCAATTaagaaagcctctgacaaagggTATatcccaggcatggacaaactcgttctttttttaatctctaggaaatttctaggtcttccagcataaaTTCTATGTTTGACTGGAAGCTGTCAAGAGAATTATATTAGAGGGTAGAGAGATTCTAGAAATCTCT
Protein-coding sequences here:
- the LOC103280958 gene encoding zinc finger protein 585A, producing the protein MATKEGMQSGFGLRFHAELEQMVHRRIKTEEDDPWDPPPGTGLQEAPHITHVGSIQGFLQKPLVAQESENRLHQYWENQWQDFLTTLECPHSEWEPRVLWEDPAPWNNAKAFLASFEQVAEACHWPREDWMVCLLPALHGEAEQIFRNLDARDRIDYDKVKGAILRGDAIARERQRQNFRRFCYQEDQGPRGVWNQLQKFCHQWLKVERCTKEQVLELIILEQFMAILPLEMQNWVWEHGPETCSQAVALAEDFLLSHQREDHWEEEDLGPIEEVALNFSEDEEPPSNGGQKQGPRQDKQLCGGDAGSSGEEGWVSSNEEEPFQSETLDPVHQNRSSSLRSPDHQTFHSHEQDDASEGNSEEKKPHRCSECGKAFIAKAHLIIHQRIHTGEKPFQCLACGKMFAQRSNLTVHQRIHTGVKPFQCSDCGKSFCSSTNLTKHQSIHVKGNPYKCLACGKSFKIHTHFLAHKRMHAKKKTHKCSSCGKCFLAASHLIIHERIHTGEKPYECLECGKLFSQNAHLTVHQQIHKRIKSFKCSSCGEIFASRVTLIQHQTTHRRGNPYKCSDCGKTFRVNSHLIAHKRSHAAKKPNKCSYCGKCFFTKSYFIIHQRIHTGERPYKCLTCGKCFRQSSHLNAHKRTHTGVKPFPCSVCGRGFSSTKNLIKHQRTHKGEGLYMCPDCGKSFKVHSHLIAHEKIHAVKKPHKCSYCGKAFIANSYLIIHQRIHTGERPYKCRLCGKSFTQSSHLTVHERTHMGKKPFQCSECGKSFRAKSRLIAHERIHEVKKPHKCSYCSKSFVFKSYLIIHERMHTGERPYKCPVCGKSFSQSSHLNVHRKIHMEKKPFQCSECGKSFRTSSQLLAHKKIHAVSQPHNNKCLDCGKTFISKSYLIIHQRIHTGERPYKCAACGKCFSQSSHLSVHQKTHEGMALFQCSQCGENFGSQMKLLKHQRNHMKGSIFPCLECGKSFVTKSQLVIHQRSHTGERPYKCLNCGKGFSQSSNLIRHQRIHSGENPFRCLNCGKSFCSAENLSKHQRIHT